The genomic stretch GTAATAAAATCGCATTACAAACACCGTGTGGTAAATTGTAAACACCTCCAAATTGATGGGCGATGGCATGTACATAACCTAAAGAAGCATTATTAAATGCCATACCTGCTAAAAATTGAGCATAGGCCATGTTTTCTCGCGCCTCGATGTCTTGTCCATTTGCAACAGCACGACGTAAATATTGACTAATTAATTCAATCGCCTTAATCGCACAAGCATCTGTTAAAGGAGTAGCATCTGTAGATACATATGCTTCTACTGCATGTGTTAATGCATCCATTCCTGTTGCAGCTGTTAACCCTTTTGGCATTCCTATCATTAGATTGGGGTCATTAATCGAAATAAGTGGTGTCGTATGTTTATCAACAATCGCCATTTTTACTTTTCTTTTCGTATCCGTAATGACACAAAAACGAGTCATTTCACTTGCTGTTCCAGCTGTCGTATTGATAGAAACAAGTGGTGGTAATGGTTTTTCTGACTTATCTACCCCTTCGTAATCATGAATCGTTCCACCATTTGATGCGACAATTCCAATCCCTTTTGCACAATCATGCGAACTTCCTCCACCTAAAGAGACGATAGAATCGCATTGCTCGTTATGATAAACCTCTAACCCTGCCTTTACGTTTTTATCTGTTGGATTGGGTTCTGCTCCTGGAAACACCACTACATCTAGCCCTGCCTTTTTCACAATCGATGCAATTTCATCTGCTATACCAAGTTGTTTCAACCCTTCATCT from Massilibacterium senegalense encodes the following:
- a CDS encoding iron-containing alcohol dehydrogenase, which gives rise to MENKVYGFYIPSLNLMGRGAIQEVGDRLKGVGAKKTLLVTDEGLKQLGIADEIASIVKKAGLDVVVFPGAEPNPTDKNVKAGLEVYHNEQCDSIVSLGGGSSHDCAKGIGIVASNGGTIHDYEGVDKSEKPLPPLVSINTTAGTASEMTRFCVITDTKRKVKMAIVDKHTTPLISINDPNLMIGMPKGLTAATGMDALTHAVEAYVSTDATPLTDACAIKAIELISQYLRRAVANGQDIEARENMAYAQFLAGMAFNNASLGYVHAIAHQFGGVYNLPHGVCNAILLPHVCRYNLIAKVDRFVDIAWALGENVAGVPNREAAELAIEAIELLAYDVGIPENFTELGVEKVDVELLANHAMKDATMLTNPRKATIEDVKAIIEAAL